CGGTATCGTGAATTCGATGGTATCTTATATTGGATATTTCCATTGGTATGGCGACATCATTGTACAACAATATCGGCAAATCTACTGCTAGCACCCTTCTATCTCAAGATTAGAAAGTAACTTACGGATATTACTCGATCCAAAGTATAAAAATACTGTTCAGTTCTAGACTGATCTGGGCCATCTTTTTATAGTCACTATCCTTATCTGAACACAGTACTGTTAATTCATATATCTATAATTCTCCGCAACAGTCATTTTTATCAATATTCTGTCGGCCCGATAACCATCTTAGACACACGACGTATGTCTCTGGATATCCACTCTTTTTCGAGTGGTATACGAGATCGCTACCGGCATCTGTGCTGCGTCTGATGTACGATATGCCGCGTCAGCCATATTCAGCGGAAAGCCGTTTCCCGTACGTCTTCGGCACGCAAGTATCAAACAGCGGATCAACCACGAGGTTGGTCGCGTCGCTGTTGGCCAACCCACCGAGATTCGGAAAGGCGAGAGCGGTGACTCTTGAACCGAAGACAGAGCGGACACGAGAAACGACATCGCTCGAACGACAACGAGGCACCTCGCGTTCCGTCATCACCTTCAGAGCGAGAAGATTCTCAACGGACGTTGTCCAGCGCGACGACGGTATCGGACATGAGCCACGCCTCCTCGCTGGTGGCGTCCTCGATGCTGAGTGCGTAGAACGACTCGCGGCCGTCGTCAACGGTGATGCGGTAGCTGTGACTCTCTAACGAATCGGTTCGGGCGGACGTGTACGGTTCGGCGGGGACCACACACGTCCTCAGGAATCCGTGTGTATAACGGACTCGGTCCGCGTCTAACGGGGTTGAACGCCGTGATTTGCGCACAAACCGCCGTACTCGAGCGGGCTACGCTGGCACCAAAACGACCCGATCTACCAGTTATATCAGATCTTTTATCTGTCGAGTTTCTCGAGCAGCGTCTCACCCGCCGCGTGCGAGGAGCCGGGACCACGGGCGGTGACGAGATCGCCGTCGACGGTGACGCTCGTGTCTTCCTCGAGTTCCGCGTCCCAGTTGCCGCCGGCGGCTTTCACCTCGTCTTCGACCCAGTAGGGCAGTTTTCGACCGTTCGGCATGCAGTCGTTCTCGTCGACGATGCCCTCCTCCCACTCGTTGGGGAAGCCGGTCACGTCGCGGCCGTTGACGAGAAACGCCCCGTGGCTGTCGCGGGCGAAGGCGAGGATTCCGACGGCGTGACAGACCACGAGCGCCTTTCCGCCCGATTCGTCCTCGACGATGTCGCGCAGGAGTCGGCGAGCGTCGCTGTCCTGATTGACGTCCCACTCCGTCCCGTGGCCGCCGGGGAAGACGACGGCGTCGTAGGCTTCCGCGTCGGCCCGGGCGGTCGGGATCGGATCGTTGAGTCGCTCGTCGGACTCGTGGACCTCCCGGACACGTTCGGCGGTCTCCTCGCCGACCTCCTCGGGATCGATCGACCGCTCGTCGATCTCCGGCGGGTTCCCCGAGGGCGTCGCGACCGTGATCTCGAGACCCGCATCCGAGAGCGTCTCGAGCGGTTCGACACACTCCTCTCCCCAGTAGCCTTCCTCGCTGACGACGAACAGTGCAGCGCTCATGTACGAACGTACGTGGAGGAGCCTAAAAACGGCCAGCCCACCCCTCGGTTCTGCCGCAACCCGTTGTCCAGACACATTCGAAACGGAGACTGTCTGTCACGCTTACGATGGACTTTTTCGCCGTCGACGACGAATGAAATGCTAACCCATGTCAAATCGGCCCAGTCTCCTCGACGGTCTCGGAAACCTGTTCGAACGACTGAGCAGACACGTCGGGACGACCGCGCAGTCGTGGGAGTCGGAGTTCGACAACCGAAGCCAGCTCGATCTCTCGCTTGGCGAGTCTGCGACCCGGCTGGACCTCACCGATCACGGCGACACGTTCGTGGTCACCGTCGATGTCCCAGGGTTCGGCGGTGACGACCTCGAGAGCAGGCTCCGGGGCAACACGCTGGAGATCAGCGGCGAACGCGAAAGCGCGTTCGAAGCGGACACTGTAGCCGACACGACCGATGCCGTAACCGAAGCGACCGACGACGTGGCCGATGCAAACGACGGTTCCGAATCGGCTGGAACCTACATCCGCCACGAGCGCAATACGCAGTCGTTCAGCCGACAGATACAGCTTCCCGATCCGGTCGATGCGGACGCGGTAACGGCGTCGCTCAACAACGGCGTCCTGACGATCTGGCTGCCCAAACACGAGTCTTCGGGCGAGACGCACACGATCGATCTCGAGTGATCATGTCGCAGAGCGCACCCGTCATCCGGTCTCGCCGGCCTCGCCATCAGGTGAGTGAACGAATCGACTGGCTGGGACTCACCGGTCGTCGTCGAGATTCAGTGCGTCGAAGAAGCGGCGCGTGAGACGGCCGCCGGCGAACTCGAGCAACGCCTCGGCGTCCGCCGCGTCGTCGGCGAAGAGACCGAGTTCGATCCGGCCGCCGGCCATGTCGTGGTGACCCCCGACAGCCCCTAGTTCGGCGTATCCGCTCTGAAGCGTCTCACCGATGTGGATCCGCGGATCAATCGAGCGGGCGCTCATCCGAATTGCGCCGTTGACGATGCCATAGACGAGGACGGTATCGACGCCCTCGAGATTGAGGAGATAGTCCGCGGCCTGGGGCAGCGCGTCGGTCTCGGGTGTCTTGCCAACGCTGGCGACCAGCGAGGAGCCACGGCGCTCTCGGGTCGCAATCGCTCGGCCGATCGCGTCGATCGTCCCCGGCGAGAACGCGCTGCCGTAGAGTTGTTCGAGCGTCTCGAGGTCCGCGTCAGGGTAGACCGTGAGCGCGGCCTCGTACTCCCGTTTGGTCGGTTCGCGAACGAAGTCCAGCCGCTCGCGATGGAGGGCAAAGAGGAGTGCGGATGCTAGCCGCGCCGTCAGTTCGATCTCGAGGTCACAGAGGTACTCGACGAAGATGGTCGCCGTCGCGCCGATCCGGGTGCGGATATCCTCGAACTGCGCGTCGACCGGCTCTCCAGGGTGGTGGTCGACGACGATTTCGGGCGTTACGCTCGCCGGCAGTTCGGTGTTCACGCCGGGCTGAGAGTGGTCGACAAAGCCGATACAGTCGTATTCGTCGACGGTGGTCTCTTCGATCGGCTGGAGCGTGATCTCGAGCATGTTGACGAACGCCCGGTTCTGCTGGTGGGAGATGTCGCCGCCGTAGGCGATCGTCACCTCACCGACATCGTGATCGTTCGCGATCGCCTCGAGAGCCAGCGCGCTGGCGAGACAGTCCGGATCCGGGTTGTCGTGACAGACGATCGCCAGGGATGCCGTCGTCTCGAGGACGGAGACAAGTTCCGCCGCACGGGTCATAACTGCTGTAGGAGTGCGAGACGCTTGAATCCCGTGTCGAACCGCACGTTGGGAGGGCGGATCGGTCGGTCGAGACC
Above is a window of Natronorubrum tibetense GA33 DNA encoding:
- a CDS encoding DHH family phosphoesterase, with the translated sequence MTRAAELVSVLETTASLAIVCHDNPDPDCLASALALEAIANDHDVGEVTIAYGGDISHQQNRAFVNMLEITLQPIEETTVDEYDCIGFVDHSQPGVNTELPASVTPEIVVDHHPGEPVDAQFEDIRTRIGATATIFVEYLCDLEIELTARLASALLFALHRERLDFVREPTKREYEAALTVYPDADLETLEQLYGSAFSPGTIDAIGRAIATRERRGSSLVASVGKTPETDALPQAADYLLNLEGVDTVLVYGIVNGAIRMSARSIDPRIHIGETLQSGYAELGAVGGHHDMAGGRIELGLFADDAADAEALLEFAGGRLTRRFFDALNLDDDR
- a CDS encoding Hsp20/alpha crystallin family protein, with the translated sequence MSNRPSLLDGLGNLFERLSRHVGTTAQSWESEFDNRSQLDLSLGESATRLDLTDHGDTFVVTVDVPGFGGDDLESRLRGNTLEISGERESAFEADTVADTTDAVTEATDDVADANDGSESAGTYIRHERNTQSFSRQIQLPDPVDADAVTASLNNGVLTIWLPKHESSGETHTIDLE
- a CDS encoding type 1 glutamine amidotransferase domain-containing protein; this encodes MSAALFVVSEEGYWGEECVEPLETLSDAGLEITVATPSGNPPEIDERSIDPEEVGEETAERVREVHESDERLNDPIPTARADAEAYDAVVFPGGHGTEWDVNQDSDARRLLRDIVEDESGGKALVVCHAVGILAFARDSHGAFLVNGRDVTGFPNEWEEGIVDENDCMPNGRKLPYWVEDEVKAAGGNWDAELEEDTSVTVDGDLVTARGPGSSHAAGETLLEKLDR